The proteins below are encoded in one region of Aquisphaera giovannonii:
- a CDS encoding Uma2 family endonuclease — protein MSTFTPRTPHPGIVYPDSDGQPMAENTLQFQWIVTIKENLDAAFRDRPDVFVAGDLFWYPVEGDNKTRTAPDAMVAIGRPKGYRGSYMQWLEGDVPPQVVFEVLSPGNSGPEMVRKRGFYERFGVREYYVYDPDDDTLEGWIRHGDTLEKIPDMAGWVSPLLGIRFDTSTTPLTIYKPDGSRFRTFDEIDRDNQALARDNQALARERDAAVRQAAESQERARQLEARLRELGLEP, from the coding sequence ATGAGCACCTTCACCCCCCGGACGCCGCACCCCGGGATCGTCTACCCGGACAGCGACGGGCAGCCCATGGCCGAGAACACGCTCCAGTTCCAGTGGATCGTCACCATCAAGGAGAACCTCGACGCGGCCTTCCGGGACCGCCCCGACGTCTTCGTCGCCGGCGACCTCTTCTGGTATCCCGTCGAGGGGGACAACAAGACCCGGACCGCCCCCGACGCGATGGTCGCGATCGGCCGCCCCAAGGGCTACCGCGGCTCCTACATGCAGTGGCTCGAGGGCGACGTCCCGCCCCAGGTCGTCTTCGAAGTCCTCTCCCCGGGCAACAGCGGACCTGAGATGGTCCGCAAGCGCGGCTTCTACGAGCGCTTCGGCGTCCGGGAGTACTACGTCTACGACCCCGACGACGACACCCTCGAGGGCTGGATCCGCCACGGCGACACGCTGGAGAAGATCCCGGACATGGCGGGCTGGGTCAGCCCCCTGCTGGGCATCCGCTTCGACACCTCCACAACGCCGCTGACGATCTACAAGCCCGACGGAAGCCGCTTCCGCACCTTCGACGAGATCGATCGGGACAACCAGGCCCTCGCACGCGACAATCAGGCCCTCGCACGCGAGCGCGACGCCGCGGTGCGGCAGGCCGCGGAGAGCCAGGAGCGTGCCAGGCAACTCGAGGCCAGGCTGCGGGAACTCGGGCTCGAACCCTGA
- a CDS encoding 4'-phosphopantetheinyl transferase family protein: MAAEDASHSPVFHEWRPGDPVGQLGAGELRVFVVSLGDDSDRDVAFEPATFGDWAILDDVERARALRFVRGRDRRRFAVCRAALRRILGALLEVPPGAVEFAAGTGGKPVLAAGIDRMPERPLHFNVSHSGELALIAACRGRELGVDIEQERPVREAKRIVESYFTPAELDRFAALDDLAQELAFLRGWTRKEAILKAIGVGLAGLATGYETMFGDDPLTPAFRPAGPRFRVHGWQLWEGRPRAGYIAALAVHDPDRY, from the coding sequence ATGGCCGCAGAGGATGCATCTCACTCGCCGGTGTTCCACGAATGGCGTCCGGGCGATCCCGTCGGGCAGCTCGGGGCTGGGGAGCTGCGGGTGTTCGTCGTGAGCCTGGGGGACGACTCGGACAGGGACGTGGCCTTCGAGCCGGCGACTTTCGGGGACTGGGCGATCCTCGACGACGTGGAGCGCGCGCGAGCCCTGCGGTTCGTCCGGGGGCGGGACCGGCGGCGGTTCGCGGTCTGCCGGGCGGCGCTCCGGAGGATCCTCGGGGCGTTGCTGGAGGTGCCGCCGGGGGCCGTCGAGTTCGCCGCGGGCACGGGAGGGAAGCCGGTGCTGGCGGCGGGGATCGACCGGATGCCGGAGAGGCCCCTGCACTTCAACGTCTCGCATTCCGGGGAGCTCGCCCTGATCGCGGCCTGCCGGGGGCGGGAGCTCGGCGTGGACATCGAGCAGGAGCGGCCCGTCCGCGAGGCGAAGCGGATCGTCGAATCCTACTTCACGCCGGCCGAGCTCGATCGCTTCGCGGCGCTCGACGACCTCGCCCAGGAGCTCGCCTTCCTCCGCGGATGGACCCGCAAGGAGGCCATCCTCAAGGCCATCGGGGTCGGCCTCGCGGGGCTCGCGACGGGCTACGAGACGATGTTCGGCGACGACCCCCTCACCCCCGCCTTCCGGCCCGCCGGGCCCCGCTTCCGCGTCCACGGCTGGCAGCTCTGGGAAGGGCGGCCCCGGGCGGGATACATCGCCGCCCTGGCAGTCCATGATCCGGATCGGTACTAA
- a CDS encoding SGNH/GDSL hydrolase family protein, producing the protein MPPVLHLADRRSPAFEPARLAVDVACAGDSITGWNNFGPARDWPCRTYPEFLATLCEPQGLIVGDGGIAGEVSLNGVDQVRDYLRLFPNARYFVVGYGTNDLGLWPDVEETSPRVIENLGRMAGLIREAGRRPILLNVPPANGSMFPRAIAEQLRCHRAYHNGRLGCFCRDADIPLVDLNPVLRDEHFADELHPNDDGAKIIAGEVYRVLRDIAGIAG; encoded by the coding sequence TTGCCCCCCGTCCTCCACCTCGCCGACCGCCGTTCTCCCGCCTTCGAGCCGGCTCGCCTGGCGGTGGACGTGGCCTGCGCGGGGGACAGCATCACCGGCTGGAACAACTTCGGGCCGGCCCGCGATTGGCCCTGCCGCACGTACCCGGAGTTCCTCGCGACGCTCTGCGAGCCTCAGGGGCTCATCGTGGGCGACGGCGGCATCGCGGGGGAAGTCAGCCTGAACGGCGTCGACCAGGTGCGCGACTACCTGCGGCTCTTCCCGAACGCCCGGTACTTCGTGGTCGGCTACGGCACGAACGACCTTGGCCTGTGGCCGGACGTGGAGGAGACGAGTCCACGCGTCATCGAGAACCTCGGCCGGATGGCGGGGCTCATCCGGGAGGCCGGCAGACGGCCGATCCTCCTGAACGTGCCCCCCGCGAACGGCTCGATGTTCCCCAGGGCGATCGCGGAGCAACTGCGGTGCCATCGGGCCTACCACAACGGGCGGCTGGGATGCTTTTGCCGGGACGCGGATATCCCGCTCGTGGACCTCAACCCGGTGCTCCGCGACGAGCACTTCGCCGACGAGCTGCACCCGAACGACGACGGGGCGAAGATCATCGCCGGGGAGGTATACCGGGTCCTCCGGGACATCGCGGGGATCGCCGGCTGA
- a CDS encoding phytoene desaturase family protein, with product MIYDLVVIGGGIGGLATAALAQGRGLRTALLEAHTRLGGCAGYFDRGPFTFDAGATAIMGLGVGEPVGDLLAAVGLEFDAAETPSYRVHLPDRSIDIVPDATEFLARDAEAFGPEHARRRRAFWSLQAAVGGRLFRAAGRVPRLPARSAADLWHDLKALGLPGLAAASTAAMTVLQVLRILGLDRDLPFRSFVAMLLQDTAQAGPETVPFANAAACLQAYRLGMRRPRGGMKALAEGLGRRFAGQGGDIRTATIVDRVEARTGEDDDADGPPGGFVVTTRRRDRLSARQVAFNLPLDLAARLLGRSLEGRLARDERKSRAAWSAFTGYLAICRSAIDDDAPLFHQVLRDYDAPSHDGNNVLISLSPPGDEAYGPPGVRVATMSTHTRPADWAGLDRETYGLKKADFRDRLLDALARALPDVPAALVHDEFASPRSFRRYTRRAEGAVGGAPVSRWNSNALAVGSDVLGPGLWVVGDSVFPGQGTMAVVLSAIRVVERVTGRPWTPRTATHRREPVTGRANLQPQP from the coding sequence TTGATCTACGACCTGGTGGTGATCGGCGGCGGGATCGGCGGGCTGGCGACGGCTGCTCTGGCACAAGGGCGGGGGCTCCGGACCGCGCTGCTCGAGGCCCACACGAGGCTCGGAGGCTGCGCGGGGTATTTCGACCGCGGCCCTTTCACGTTCGACGCCGGGGCGACTGCGATCATGGGCCTCGGCGTGGGGGAGCCGGTGGGCGACCTGCTCGCGGCGGTCGGCCTCGAATTCGATGCGGCCGAGACGCCGAGCTACCGGGTCCACCTCCCCGATCGGTCGATCGACATCGTCCCCGATGCGACCGAGTTCCTCGCCCGCGACGCCGAGGCGTTCGGCCCGGAACATGCCCGGAGGCGCCGTGCGTTCTGGAGCCTCCAGGCGGCCGTGGGCGGCCGCCTCTTCCGCGCGGCGGGCCGGGTACCGAGGCTGCCGGCCCGGTCGGCGGCCGACCTCTGGCACGACCTCAAGGCGCTGGGCCTCCCCGGCCTGGCGGCCGCCTCCACCGCCGCGATGACGGTCCTGCAGGTGCTCCGGATCCTCGGCCTGGACCGGGACCTGCCGTTCCGCTCGTTCGTGGCGATGCTCCTCCAGGACACGGCCCAGGCCGGGCCGGAGACCGTCCCGTTCGCCAACGCCGCCGCCTGCCTCCAGGCGTACCGGCTCGGAATGCGAAGGCCGCGAGGGGGCATGAAGGCCCTGGCCGAAGGGCTCGGCCGGCGATTCGCGGGGCAGGGGGGCGACATCCGCACGGCGACGATCGTCGACCGCGTCGAGGCGAGGACCGGCGAGGATGATGACGCCGACGGGCCGCCCGGCGGGTTCGTCGTCACGACACGCCGCCGCGACCGCCTGTCCGCGAGGCAGGTCGCCTTCAACCTCCCGCTCGACCTGGCGGCCCGATTGCTCGGGCGGAGCCTGGAAGGCCGCCTCGCCCGCGACGAGCGGAAGTCGCGCGCGGCCTGGAGCGCGTTCACGGGTTACCTGGCCATATGCCGATCGGCGATCGACGACGACGCCCCGCTGTTCCACCAGGTCCTCCGCGACTACGACGCACCGAGCCACGACGGCAACAACGTCCTGATCTCGCTCTCGCCGCCCGGCGACGAGGCGTACGGGCCGCCGGGCGTCCGCGTCGCCACGATGTCCACGCACACGAGGCCCGCGGACTGGGCGGGCCTGGATCGCGAAACCTACGGCCTGAAGAAGGCGGACTTCCGCGACCGCCTGCTCGACGCCTTGGCCCGGGCCCTGCCGGATGTGCCGGCGGCCCTCGTCCACGACGAGTTCGCCTCGCCCCGCAGCTTCCGGCGCTACACCCGGCGGGCCGAGGGGGCGGTCGGCGGTGCGCCGGTCTCGCGATGGAACAGCAACGCGCTGGCGGTCGGCTCCGACGTCCTGGGGCCCGGACTCTGGGTGGTCGGCGATTCGGTCTTCCCCGGTCAGGGGACGATGGCCGTCGTGCTCTCGGCCATCCGGGTCGTCGAGCGGGTCACCGGCCGGCCGTGGACGCCGCGGACGGCCACTCACCGCCGGGAGCCGGTGACCGGGCGGGCGAACTTGCAGCCGCAGCCGTAG
- a CDS encoding sensor histidine kinase codes for MLTRNLLLRIAGPSLFVSLLFLASCLAAAAYLHRQQSASLRDLDENLWSRRTAADLLRVLEDLPGDRPAAEEALERRLRDLVDQARRYADKPEERRLVERLELASTRYVQRRRAGSPGPEGGDLTALVEAELIPACRELEQFNSAEVDRSEGGLHRSLAWTAWGLAGIGLAGAVAGLILSYVVVRGLGRAVLRAGTLAEVGQVAAGMAHELRNPLTAIKMLVQANREDAESQGLPAEDLRIIEQEIRRMEDRLNVFIDFARPPRPDRRLVDLNEVVHQTLALVGGRARKQRVELKFEPPGMAARVEADGEQLRQLLVNLALNALDVMPRGGVLEMEVRPGADGQYEVAVLDTGPGIPARHLPRLYEPFFTSKETGLGLGLVVSQRIARDHGGALHASNRPQGGARFVLRLPAREGPAGGAIGR; via the coding sequence ATGCTGACGCGAAATCTCCTCCTCCGTATCGCCGGGCCGAGCCTCTTCGTGAGCCTCCTGTTCCTGGCCTCCTGCCTCGCGGCGGCCGCCTACCTGCACCGGCAGCAATCCGCGTCGCTCCGGGACCTCGACGAGAACCTGTGGAGCCGACGGACCGCGGCCGATCTCCTGAGGGTCCTGGAGGACCTCCCCGGGGATCGCCCGGCGGCGGAGGAGGCCCTGGAGCGACGGCTCCGCGACCTGGTGGACCAGGCCCGGCGATACGCGGACAAGCCCGAGGAACGGCGACTGGTGGAACGACTGGAGCTGGCAAGCACGCGCTATGTTCAGCGTCGGCGGGCCGGGTCACCGGGGCCGGAGGGCGGCGACCTGACCGCCCTGGTGGAGGCCGAGCTGATCCCCGCCTGCCGCGAGCTGGAGCAGTTCAACAGCGCGGAGGTCGATCGGTCCGAGGGCGGCCTCCACCGATCCCTGGCCTGGACGGCCTGGGGGTTGGCGGGCATCGGGCTCGCGGGCGCGGTTGCGGGCCTGATCCTGAGCTATGTGGTGGTGCGCGGGCTGGGGCGGGCCGTCCTCAGGGCGGGGACGCTCGCCGAGGTCGGCCAGGTCGCGGCCGGCATGGCCCACGAGCTGCGGAACCCGCTCACGGCGATCAAGATGCTCGTCCAGGCCAATCGCGAGGACGCCGAGTCCCAGGGGCTCCCGGCGGAGGACCTGCGGATCATCGAGCAGGAGATCCGCCGGATGGAGGACCGGCTGAACGTGTTCATCGACTTCGCCCGCCCCCCGCGGCCGGATCGCCGGCTCGTGGACCTCAACGAGGTCGTGCACCAGACGCTCGCCCTCGTCGGCGGCCGGGCGAGGAAGCAGCGAGTGGAGCTGAAGTTCGAGCCCCCGGGGATGGCGGCCCGCGTGGAGGCCGACGGCGAGCAGCTCCGGCAGCTCCTCGTCAACCTCGCCCTCAACGCGCTCGACGTCATGCCGCGGGGCGGCGTGCTGGAGATGGAGGTCCGCCCGGGCGCCGACGGGCAGTACGAGGTCGCGGTGCTCGACACCGGGCCGGGGATCCCCGCCCGGCACCTGCCCCGGCTCTACGAGCCGTTCTTCACCAGCAAGGAGACCGGCCTGGGCCTGGGCCTGGTGGTCTCCCAGCGCATCGCCCGCGACCACGGCGGCGCGCTGCACGCGTCGAATCGGCCCCAGGGCGGCGCGCGGTTCGTGCTGCGGCTGCCGGCCCGCGAGGGGCCCGCCGGCGGAGCGATCGGGAGGTAG
- a CDS encoding GNAT family N-acetyltransferase, with the protein MIRYRPFRNGDPPDLARLWNATVPGRGAVRPIRAHELDDRAFNLPVFDRAGLIVAELDGRAVGFVHAGFGPELPVEASRPLDPSPEMGTIAMLAVEPGIPGELDAARALILEAERYLRSRGAKVLYAGGQFPLNPFYWGIYAGPECSGFLSSHPIVAQALAAMGYEPISTAVCFEYDLGVPDRRDPRAVLIRRQAELEIVEDVLASNWWEELAIGEFHLSRATLRARADGELLARAATWDMSLFGRGDGRSRLGLIDVHVPERQRRKGYGRHLVSEVLRWAREFGVQAVEVQTPTTNEPALELYQSLGFVPVDQSVVYRLPAPLLGRSALP; encoded by the coding sequence GTGATCCGCTACCGACCCTTCCGCAACGGTGATCCGCCCGACCTGGCCCGGCTCTGGAACGCGACGGTCCCGGGGCGCGGTGCGGTGCGTCCGATCCGCGCCCATGAGCTCGACGATCGGGCGTTCAACCTGCCCGTCTTCGATCGGGCCGGGCTGATCGTGGCGGAGCTCGACGGCCGCGCGGTCGGCTTCGTGCACGCGGGATTCGGCCCGGAACTCCCCGTCGAGGCGTCGCGGCCCCTGGACCCGAGCCCCGAGATGGGGACGATCGCGATGCTGGCCGTCGAGCCCGGCATCCCGGGCGAGCTCGACGCGGCCCGCGCCCTGATCCTCGAGGCCGAGCGATACCTGCGTTCCCGGGGCGCGAAGGTGCTCTACGCGGGCGGGCAGTTCCCCCTCAACCCGTTCTACTGGGGCATCTACGCCGGACCGGAGTGCTCCGGGTTCCTCTCGTCCCACCCGATCGTCGCTCAGGCACTGGCCGCGATGGGTTACGAGCCGATCAGCACCGCGGTCTGCTTCGAGTACGACCTGGGCGTGCCCGACCGCCGCGACCCGCGGGCCGTCCTGATCCGCCGCCAGGCCGAGCTGGAGATCGTCGAGGACGTCCTGGCGTCCAACTGGTGGGAGGAGCTGGCGATCGGCGAGTTCCACCTCTCCAGGGCGACGCTGCGGGCTCGGGCCGATGGGGAGCTCCTGGCCCGGGCCGCCACCTGGGACATGAGCCTCTTCGGCCGGGGCGACGGCCGTTCCCGCCTCGGCCTGATCGACGTCCACGTCCCGGAGCGGCAGCGCCGCAAGGGCTACGGCCGCCACCTCGTCTCCGAGGTCCTCCGCTGGGCCCGCGAGTTCGGCGTCCAGGCGGTCGAGGTCCAGACGCCGACCACCAACGAGCCGGCGCTGGAGCTCTACCAGTCGCTCGGGTTCGTCCCCGTGGACCAGTCCGTCGTCTATCGGCTGCCGGCGCCCCTCCTGGGGCGGTCGGCGCTTCCCTGA
- a CDS encoding RING finger protein, whose amino-acid sequence MEILVLALIVLFIYAFIRLMVSFGSLWQGARFRAYRQLAARYQGRYESRGLSDPPTVSFNHQGTLVRVGLAPTIPGQTSLPRTRVVARFPKGIPFRMELAPVSRPAPAQAPKGTRLVRSGSAGFDHDYLVQANDADMARDFLNPDVREAVGNLSRLVHQGGMLVSINPERMLVQVDRNLGQSVEALARAVREALVIHDGLQQGVRRRMSEGIAIVDKPGEADPDEGPPTCKVCGEPIGEDAEAVACTKCQTPHHRDCWEYVGACSIYGCGCKFARPVTGSRR is encoded by the coding sequence ATGGAAATCCTCGTCCTGGCCCTGATCGTCCTGTTCATCTACGCCTTCATCCGGCTGATGGTCTCGTTCGGCTCGCTCTGGCAGGGGGCGAGGTTCCGGGCGTACCGGCAGCTCGCGGCGAGGTATCAGGGGCGGTACGAGAGCCGGGGGCTCAGCGACCCGCCGACGGTCAGTTTCAATCACCAGGGGACACTCGTCCGGGTGGGGCTCGCGCCGACGATCCCCGGCCAGACCAGCCTCCCGCGCACCCGGGTCGTCGCGAGGTTCCCGAAGGGGATCCCGTTCCGCATGGAGCTCGCGCCGGTCAGCCGGCCCGCGCCGGCGCAGGCGCCCAAGGGGACCCGGCTGGTGCGATCGGGCAGCGCGGGCTTCGACCACGACTACCTCGTGCAGGCGAATGACGCCGACATGGCCCGCGACTTCCTGAACCCGGACGTCCGCGAGGCCGTCGGCAACCTGTCGCGGCTCGTCCATCAGGGGGGGATGCTCGTCTCGATCAATCCCGAACGCATGCTCGTGCAGGTCGATCGCAACCTCGGGCAGAGCGTCGAGGCCCTCGCCCGGGCCGTGAGGGAGGCGCTCGTCATCCACGACGGCCTCCAGCAGGGGGTCCGACGCCGGATGTCCGAGGGGATCGCCATCGTCGACAAGCCCGGGGAGGCCGACCCGGACGAGGGCCCGCCGACGTGCAAGGTCTGCGGCGAGCCGATCGGCGAGGACGCCGAGGCCGTCGCCTGCACCAAGTGCCAGACCCCCCACCATCGCGATTGCTGGGAGTACGTCGGCGCCTGCTCCATCTACGGCTGCGGCTGCAAGTTCGCCCGCCCGGTCACCGGCTCCCGGCGGTGA
- a CDS encoding Rieske (2Fe-2S) protein, with product MSKLVKMATLEELPPGGAKEVEFEGRIYALFNVDGQVHVIDGICPHQGGPLADGPLKGTKVACPWHGWQFDVCTGASPLGPKIKVPVFPVSVEGQDVYVEVP from the coding sequence ATGTCGAAGCTCGTGAAGATGGCGACCCTGGAGGAGCTACCCCCGGGAGGGGCGAAGGAGGTCGAGTTCGAGGGTCGCATCTACGCGCTGTTCAACGTGGACGGCCAGGTCCACGTCATCGACGGCATCTGCCCTCACCAGGGGGGGCCGCTCGCCGACGGGCCGCTCAAGGGGACGAAGGTCGCCTGCCCCTGGCACGGCTGGCAATTCGACGTCTGCACCGGCGCAAGCCCGCTCGGCCCCAAGATCAAAGTGCCCGTTTTCCCGGTAAGCGTGGAAGGTCAGGACGTTTACGTCGAGGTCCCGTGA
- a CDS encoding sigma-54-dependent transcriptional regulator produces MAKILVIDDESSILHAFRRAFDDPDDQLLTAADAEQGLALVSGAEPDVVVLDLNLPDAHGLDVYRRVRAIDARIPVIFITGHGTTETAIEAMKQGAFDYLLKPLELAHVRDLVERAAEISRLGRVPAVVPDEPVPAGTSADMLVGRSAPMQEVYKAIGRVAPQDLAVLVLGESGTGKELVARAIYQHSRRAAGPFLAVNCAAIPETLLESELFGHEKGAFTGADRRRIGKFEQCSRGTLFLDEIGDMTPLTQAKLLRVLQDGRFERVGGNETVQADVRVIAATNRDLAQMAAAGEFREDLYYRLGVVTITLPPLRERAGDLPLLVDHFLRRFSPEMGKEVVQVAPEAIELLGRYAWPGNLRELQSVLRQALLRAQGPVLLADFLPPAVRGEAPPEAGPRAASIDWEEFLDERLRAGSRDLYAESLALMERSLVSRVLRHTGGNQLQAAKILGITRGSLRTKIRTLGITIGRSVASGDDPPGR; encoded by the coding sequence ATGGCGAAGATCCTGGTGATCGACGACGAGTCCTCCATCTTGCACGCCTTCCGGCGGGCGTTCGACGACCCGGACGACCAGCTCCTGACGGCCGCCGACGCCGAGCAGGGCCTCGCCCTGGTCTCCGGCGCCGAGCCCGACGTGGTCGTGCTCGACCTGAACCTGCCCGATGCCCACGGCCTGGACGTCTACCGGCGGGTGCGCGCGATCGACGCCCGGATCCCGGTGATCTTCATCACCGGGCACGGCACCACGGAGACGGCCATCGAGGCGATGAAGCAGGGGGCCTTCGACTACCTGCTCAAGCCGCTGGAGCTGGCCCACGTGCGCGACCTGGTCGAGCGCGCGGCCGAGATCAGCCGGCTGGGGCGCGTCCCGGCGGTCGTCCCCGACGAGCCCGTGCCGGCCGGCACGTCGGCCGACATGCTGGTGGGCCGCTCCGCCCCCATGCAGGAGGTCTACAAGGCGATCGGGCGGGTGGCGCCGCAGGACCTCGCCGTGCTGGTCCTGGGCGAGAGCGGCACGGGCAAGGAGCTCGTGGCCCGCGCCATCTACCAGCACAGCCGCCGCGCCGCCGGGCCGTTCCTGGCGGTGAACTGCGCCGCGATCCCCGAGACGCTGCTCGAGTCCGAGCTTTTCGGCCACGAGAAGGGCGCGTTCACCGGCGCCGACCGGCGGCGGATCGGCAAGTTCGAGCAATGCTCCCGCGGGACGCTGTTCCTCGACGAGATCGGGGACATGACGCCGCTGACGCAGGCGAAGCTGCTCCGCGTCCTCCAGGACGGCCGGTTCGAGCGGGTCGGCGGCAACGAGACGGTCCAGGCCGACGTGCGGGTCATCGCCGCGACCAACCGCGACCTGGCCCAGATGGCGGCCGCGGGCGAGTTCCGAGAGGACCTCTACTACCGGCTCGGCGTGGTCACGATCACGCTGCCGCCGCTGCGGGAGCGGGCCGGGGACCTCCCGCTCCTGGTGGACCACTTCCTCAGGCGGTTCAGCCCCGAGATGGGCAAGGAGGTCGTGCAGGTGGCCCCGGAGGCGATCGAGCTGCTGGGCCGGTACGCCTGGCCGGGGAACCTCCGCGAGCTCCAGAGCGTGCTCCGCCAGGCGCTCCTGAGGGCCCAGGGGCCGGTCCTCCTCGCCGACTTCCTCCCCCCCGCGGTCCGCGGCGAGGCCCCGCCCGAGGCCGGGCCCCGGGCGGCGTCGATCGACTGGGAGGAGTTCCTGGACGAGCGGCTCCGGGCCGGCTCCCGGGACCTCTACGCCGAATCCCTGGCCCTGATGGAGCGATCGCTCGTCTCGCGGGTCCTCCGCCACACGGGGGGCAACCAGCTCCAGGCCGCGAAGATCCTGGGCATCACCCGGGGCAGCCTGCGGACGAAGATCCGGACCCTCGGCATCACCATCGGCCGGTCCGTGGCCTCGGGCGACGACCCGCCGGGGCGCTGA